A region of Jaculus jaculus isolate mJacJac1 chromosome 16, mJacJac1.mat.Y.cur, whole genome shotgun sequence DNA encodes the following proteins:
- the Mettl6 gene encoding tRNA N(3)-methylcytidine methyltransferase METTL6 isoform X1, with protein sequence MGESSAVLNVLPATNEIVSLQRKGVWGRILSSEEKEKLQRDQTLVSDFKQQKLEKEAQKNWDLFYKRNSTNFFKDRHWTTREFEELRSCREGKLKHGAVDVISPRGVWAYKYEGQKLTILEAGCGVGNCLFPLLEEDLNTFAYACDFSPRAVEYVKQNPLYNTERCKVFQCDLTRDDLLDHVPPESVDAVTLIFVLSAIHPDKMHLVLQNIYKVLKPGRSVLFRDYGLYDHAMLRFKAGSKLGENFYVRQDGTRSYFFTDEFLAQLFVDLGYEEVVNEYVFRETVNKKEGLCVPRVFLQSKFRKPPRDPDQNGDSP encoded by the exons ATGGGAGAATCTTCAGCAGTGTTAAATGTCTTACCAGCTACTAATGAGATAGTTTCTTTACAAAGGAAAGGAGTGTGGGGAAGGATTCTCAGCtctgaagaaaaggagaaactaCAAAGAGACCAAACTTTGGTGTCTGATTTTAAACAGCAAAAACTGGAAAAAGAGGCTCAGAAGAACTGGGATCTGTTTTACAAAAGAAACAGTACCAACTTTTTCAAAGATAGACATTGGACCACCAGAGAGTTTGAAGAGCTAAGATCATGTAGGGAG GGGAAATTGAAACACGGAGCTGTTGATGTGATTTCTCCAAGAGGAGTTTGGGCATACAAG TATGAAGGTCAAAAATTGACAATACTGGAAGCTGGCTGTGGAGTTGGGAACTGTTTATTCCCACTTTTAGAAGAAGATTTGAATACCTTTGCCTATGCCTGTGATTTTTCTCCAAGAGCAGTTGAATACGTTAAG CAAAATCCTCTGTATAATACAGAGAGATGTAAGGTATTCCAATGTGACCTCACTAGAGATGACCTTCTAGATCATGTTCCACCAGAGTCTGTGGATGCCGTCACACTGATATTTGTGCTTTCAGCTATTCACCCTGATAAGATGCACCTTGTCTTACAAAACATTTACAAG GTATTAAAGCCAGGAAGAAGTGTCTTGTTCCGTGACTATGGGCTATATGATCATGCCATGCTCAGATTTAAAGCTGGAAGCAAACTTGGAGAAAATTTTTATGTCAGACAGGACGGAACCCGATCATACTTTTTTACTGACG AATTCTTAGCTCAGCTCTTTGTGGACTTGGGGTATGAAGAAGTTGTGAATGAATACGTGTTTCGAGAGACGGTGAATAAAAAAGAAGGCCTGTGTGTGCCACGAGTTTTCCTTCAGAGCAAGTTCCGAAAGCCTCCAAGGGACCCAGACCAGAATGGTGACTCCCCTTAA
- the Mettl6 gene encoding tRNA N(3)-methylcytidine methyltransferase METTL6 isoform X2, which translates to MGESSAVLNVLPATNEIVSLQRKGVWGRILSSEEKEKLQRDQTLVSDFKQQKLEKEAQKNWDLFYKRNSTNFFKDRHWTTREFEELRSCREYEGQKLTILEAGCGVGNCLFPLLEEDLNTFAYACDFSPRAVEYVKQNPLYNTERCKVFQCDLTRDDLLDHVPPESVDAVTLIFVLSAIHPDKMHLVLQNIYKVLKPGRSVLFRDYGLYDHAMLRFKAGSKLGENFYVRQDGTRSYFFTDEFLAQLFVDLGYEEVVNEYVFRETVNKKEGLCVPRVFLQSKFRKPPRDPDQNGDSP; encoded by the exons ATGGGAGAATCTTCAGCAGTGTTAAATGTCTTACCAGCTACTAATGAGATAGTTTCTTTACAAAGGAAAGGAGTGTGGGGAAGGATTCTCAGCtctgaagaaaaggagaaactaCAAAGAGACCAAACTTTGGTGTCTGATTTTAAACAGCAAAAACTGGAAAAAGAGGCTCAGAAGAACTGGGATCTGTTTTACAAAAGAAACAGTACCAACTTTTTCAAAGATAGACATTGGACCACCAGAGAGTTTGAAGAGCTAAGATCATGTAGGGAG TATGAAGGTCAAAAATTGACAATACTGGAAGCTGGCTGTGGAGTTGGGAACTGTTTATTCCCACTTTTAGAAGAAGATTTGAATACCTTTGCCTATGCCTGTGATTTTTCTCCAAGAGCAGTTGAATACGTTAAG CAAAATCCTCTGTATAATACAGAGAGATGTAAGGTATTCCAATGTGACCTCACTAGAGATGACCTTCTAGATCATGTTCCACCAGAGTCTGTGGATGCCGTCACACTGATATTTGTGCTTTCAGCTATTCACCCTGATAAGATGCACCTTGTCTTACAAAACATTTACAAG GTATTAAAGCCAGGAAGAAGTGTCTTGTTCCGTGACTATGGGCTATATGATCATGCCATGCTCAGATTTAAAGCTGGAAGCAAACTTGGAGAAAATTTTTATGTCAGACAGGACGGAACCCGATCATACTTTTTTACTGACG AATTCTTAGCTCAGCTCTTTGTGGACTTGGGGTATGAAGAAGTTGTGAATGAATACGTGTTTCGAGAGACGGTGAATAAAAAAGAAGGCCTGTGTGTGCCACGAGTTTTCCTTCAGAGCAAGTTCCGAAAGCCTCCAAGGGACCCAGACCAGAATGGTGACTCCCCTTAA
- the Eaf1 gene encoding ELL-associated factor 1 yields MAPPPLLPPRSRKSRPNAGSASALLPQSLLLPRRLQDWFPGRRGGQGFRWPYSGERCPWNAVPSDAGRSRGCVRADRASIPARGPGARAMNGTANPLLDREEHCLRLGESFEKRPRSSFHTIRYDFKPASIDTSCEGELQVGKGDEVTITLPHIPGSTPPMTVFKGNKRPYQKDCVLIINHDTGEYVLEKLSSSIQVKKTRAEGSSKIQARMEQQAPRPPQPAQPPPPPPPPPPPPMPFRAPTKPPVGPKTSPLKDNPSPEPQLDDIKRELRAEVDIIEQMSSSSGSSSSDSESSSGSDDDSSSSGGEDNGPDSPPQPSHQQAYNSRPAMANGTSRPQGSTQLMNTLRNDLQLSESGSDSDD; encoded by the exons ATGGCTCCGCCCCCGCTACTTCCGCCGAGAAGCCGGAAGTCCCGCCCCAATGCCGGAAGTGCCTCAGCCTTACTGCCTCAAAGTCTTTTGCTACCCAGACGCTTACAAGACTGGTTTCCCGGCCGCCGCGGTGGGCAGGGGTTCCGCTGGCCGTACTCTGGGGAGCGGTGTCCCTGGAACGCTGTCCCCTCGGACGCCGGGAGGAGCCGGGGCTGCGTCCGCGCGGACAGAGCGTCCATCCCGGCGCGAGGCCCCGGCGCCAGGGCCATGAACGGGACTGCGAACCCGCTGCTGGACCGCGAGGAGCATTGCCTGCGGCTGGGGGAGAGCTTCGAGAAGCGGCCGCGCTCCTCCTTCCACACCATTCGTT atgattTTAAGCCAGCATCTATAGATACATCCTGTGAAGGAGAGCTTCAGGTTGGGAAAGGAGATGAAGTCACAATTACACTGCCACATATCCCT GGATCCACACCACCAATGACTGTCTTCAAAGGGAACAAACGACCTTATCAGAAAGACTGTGTGCTCATTATTAATCATGACACTGGTGAATATGTGCTGGAGAAACTCAGCAGTAGCATTCAGGTCAAGAAAACAAG GGCTGAAGGGAGCAGTAAAATCCAGGCGCGAATGGAGCAGCAGGCCCCTCGTCCCCCACAGCCGgcacagccgccgccgccgcccccaccccccccacccccgcctatGCCATTCAGAGCCCCAACAAAGCCTCCGGTTGGACCCAAAACTTCTCCCTTGAAGGATAATCCCTCACCTGAACCCCAGCTGGATGACATCAAAAGAG AGCTGAGGGCTGAGGTGGACATCATTGAGCAGATGAGCAGTAGCAGTGGAAGCAGCTCCTCAGACTCGGAGAGCTCCTCAGGGAGTGATGACGACAGCTCCAGCAGCGGAGGCGAGGATAACGGCCCAGATTCTCCTCCCCAGCCTTCTCACCAACAGGCCTACAATAGCAGGCCTGCCATGGCCAATGGAACCAGCCGGCCCCAAGGAAGCACCCAGCTCATGAACACACTCA GAAATGACCTGCAGCTCAGCGAGTCCGGCAGTGACAGTGATGACTAG